TCATTAACGAGCTCTTGCAGCTCGGCCAGGGCTCGGTGGTGGAGCTCAACAAGCTCGCCGGCGAACCGCTGGAGGTCTATGTCAACGGCAAGCTGGTGGCGCGCGGTGAGGCCGTGGTCATCAACGAGAAATTCGGCGTGCGCCTTACGGACATCATCAGCCCCATCGAAAGGGTGAAGCAGCTTGGCTGACGTGCGCGCGGACGCCGCGGTGAACGGCGGACTTTCCGGCAATTCCGTGCGCGGCATCGCCGACAATGTCGCCCCGCCGCCGGGCGTGACTGACGCCGCCCAGCCTGTCCCCTCGCCGGACTGGGGCGCGGCCACGGCCGGCGACATCGCCGACACGGTGCGCGCCGCCGCCGAAGAGATCCTCAAGGGGCTCGACCTCGCGCGGCACGCCGTGGGCGAATCCGTGGACGCGGCCTCGAGCATGGCCTTCGAGCGTGCCGCCGATGTGGCGCCGTCCGCCGCGGGCGGCCAGGCTCTCGGCCAGAGCGTCTTCAGCTGGGGCGGCTATGTGCAGGCCATCGGCATCCTCTGCCTGCTCCTGGCCGGGCTGTGGTTCGCGCTCTGGCTGGTGCGGCGGTACGGCCGCTTCAACTTTCTGCCCAGGCCCGGCGCGCTGCCGCGCGGCTCCCTCATCATGGAGGCGCAGATGCCCCTCGGGCCGCGCAAGGGCCTGATGGTGGTACGCTTCTTGAATACCCGATTGCTGCTGGGGGTCACGGAACAGCAGATATGCCTGCTCAAAGAGGAAGAAGTACACGATGCGCCGCGTGACAACGATTTTCAGGGGATCATGGAGCAAGCCCGCCGCGGCAGTGCTGCTGGCAACGGCCCTGACGGGCCTGCTGCCTGACGCCGCCTTCGCCGCGCAGGATCTCACGCTGCCCACCATGTCCCTCACCCTTGCCGGCGGTGCGCCCGAGCCCGGCAAGGTCTCCGTCCTGCTGGAGATCCTTTTCCTGCTCACCGTGCTCTCGGTGGCGCCGGCCATCATGCTCACGGTCACGAGCTTCACGCGCATCATCATCGTGTTCAGCTTTTTGCGCCAGGCCATGGGCGTGCAGCAATTGCCGCCCACGCAGATTTTGGCGAGCCTCGCCATTTTCATGACGGTGGTCATCATGTTCCCGGTGGGCAAGCGCATCAACGACGACGCCATCCAGCCCTACCTCAACGAGCAGATCGACTACAAGGTGGCGCTTGACCGGGCGCAGATCCCCTTGCGCAACTTCATGTTCAAGCACACGCGCGAAAAGGATCTCTCCATCTTCTATTCCATCTCGCAGATGGAGCTTCCGCGCAACAAGGACGAAGTGCCCACCATGATGCTCGCCGCGGCCTATGTGATAAGCGAGCTCAAGACCGCCTTCACCATCGGCTTTCTCATCTATATCCCCTTCCTGGTCATGGACATGGTGGTTTCCAGCGTCCTGCTCGCCATGGGCATGATGATGCTGCCGCCCATGATGGTCTCCATGCCGTTCAAGCTGCTGCTCTTTGTGATGGTGGACGGCTGGAACCTCCTGGTGGGCTCGCTCGTCAACAGTTTTCTTCTGTAACTCCCGGAGGACGCCATGACGCCAGAATTTGTCATCGGTTTCGGCAGGCAGGCCATCGAGCTCTGCCTCATGATGGCGCTCCCCATGCTGGGCGTGGGCCTCTGCGTGGGCGTTGTGGTGAGCATCATCCAGGCCGCCACGCAGATCCAGGAACAGACCCTGACCTTCATCCCCAAGATCATCTGCATGTTCATCGCCCTGTTGGTGGCGCTCCCCTGGCTCATGGAGCGCATGACCACCTTCACGAGGGACGTGTTCATCAATATCCCGCAGTACGTACAGTAGGCCTTTTCCCAAAGGACTGACGAAAAGTATCTCTGCTTGCGTCGGCCCCATGGCGGCCCGCGAACGGCACCTGTTTCGCAACACTGGAATCGCGTCCCTCATGGGGCGCTTTTTTTGTATATGGAGGAAAAACAAAGCCCCAATGTACTTTACCACGAGTACACAGAAAAAGTCTAGATTTTATTTATACTGCTTATTGAATATCTCTACTAAATATCTTCCCGTCCTCCGCTGACACAGATATTTTTTATTCCCTTGTCTTTCAACATATTGGCACTATATTTACAGATTTGCCCATTGCCTCACTATAGTTTCCCTGCCATTTACCGAACAGGATTTTGTGCGTGATGCCGCGCGGCCAGCCCCATGAGGATGGCCCCAGCCTGCGCCACATTGAGCGAGTCAAAGTCCCGCGCGAAGGGGATGCGGAGAAAGGCTGCGCAGCGCTTGGCAACGCCGGGCCTGAGCCCCTTGTCCTCATTGCCGAGCACGAGCACCGCGGGCAGCTCCATGGGCGTGGTGAAGGCGTCCACGCACGCGGCGCCCGCCGCCATCCCCGTTCCGTAGATGGCAAGGCCCGCCTCCTCGGCGCTGTCGAGGGCGTGCGCGAGGTTGGTCACCTGGGC
This window of the Desulfovibrio sp. ZJ209 genome carries:
- the fliO gene encoding flagellar biosynthetic protein FliO → MRADAAVNGGLSGNSVRGIADNVAPPPGVTDAAQPVPSPDWGAATAGDIADTVRAAAEEILKGLDLARHAVGESVDAASSMAFERAADVAPSAAGGQALGQSVFSWGGYVQAIGILCLLLAGLWFALWLVRRYGRFNFLPRPGALPRGSLIMEAQMPLGPRKGLMVVRFLNTRLLLGVTEQQICLLKEEEVHDAPRDNDFQGIMEQARRGSAAGNGPDGPAA
- the fliP gene encoding flagellar type III secretion system pore protein FliP (The bacterial flagellar biogenesis protein FliP forms a type III secretion system (T3SS)-type pore required for flagellar assembly.), with the translated sequence MSLTLAGGAPEPGKVSVLLEILFLLTVLSVAPAIMLTVTSFTRIIIVFSFLRQAMGVQQLPPTQILASLAIFMTVVIMFPVGKRINDDAIQPYLNEQIDYKVALDRAQIPLRNFMFKHTREKDLSIFYSISQMELPRNKDEVPTMMLAAAYVISELKTAFTIGFLIYIPFLVMDMVVSSVLLAMGMMMLPPMMVSMPFKLLLFVMVDGWNLLVGSLVNSFLL
- the fliQ gene encoding flagellar biosynthesis protein FliQ, with the translated sequence MTPEFVIGFGRQAIELCLMMALPMLGVGLCVGVVVSIIQAATQIQEQTLTFIPKIICMFIALLVALPWLMERMTTFTRDVFINIPQYVQ